From Nitratidesulfovibrio vulgaris str. Hildenborough, a single genomic window includes:
- a CDS encoding DUF1844 domain-containing protein → MTDEGKSGCGCGGARGDATPQMPQVTFSTFILSLASSALVQLGEVPDPDTGRISENLLMGKHTIDVLTMLQDKTRACIDDDERRLLDGILYELRMKYVVKAK, encoded by the coding sequence ATGACCGATGAAGGAAAGAGCGGTTGCGGTTGCGGCGGTGCAAGGGGCGACGCGACCCCGCAGATGCCGCAGGTCACCTTTTCCACGTTCATCCTCTCGCTGGCTTCGTCGGCGCTGGTACAACTGGGCGAGGTGCCCGACCCTGATACGGGCCGCATCTCCGAGAACCTGCTCATGGGCAAGCACACCATCGACGTGCTGACCATGCTGCAGGACAAGACCCGCGCCTGCATCGACGACGACGAGCGCCGCCTTCTCGACGGCATCCTCTACGAACTGCGCATGAAATACGTCGTGAAGGCGAAATAG
- a CDS encoding class I SAM-dependent rRNA methyltransferase, with protein MTPELKKLQLRRGEDRRLRVGHLWVFSNEVDVARTPLKDFAPGEAACVVDAGGRPLGTAYVNPASLICARMVSRKPDAPLGPDLLRRRLTDALALRERLIGVPFYRLCFGEGDFLPGLVVDRYGDVAAAQITTAGMEMHRDDIASVLQDMLSLSALLWRNDTASRELEGLPRVVETAFGAVPETVTVEESGARFTAPLASGQKTGWFYDQRCNRIEAARFAQGARVLDAFCYLGSFGVMAARAGAVAVTFLDASRPALDAALANAAANATCETDAVHGDALDTLATLRDEGRRFEVVCIDPPAFIKRRKDVKQGLAAYQRVNELAIDLVADGGVLVTCSCSQHLDRDALRRVLLHAAGRRRTQAQIVFQGHQGPDHPVHPAMPETDYLKCFIARVSRA; from the coding sequence ATGACCCCGGAATTGAAGAAGCTGCAACTGCGCCGCGGTGAAGACCGCCGCCTGCGTGTAGGACACCTCTGGGTGTTCAGCAACGAGGTGGATGTCGCCCGCACGCCCCTCAAGGACTTCGCCCCCGGCGAAGCCGCCTGCGTCGTAGACGCCGGGGGCCGCCCCCTCGGCACCGCCTACGTCAACCCCGCGTCGCTCATCTGCGCCCGCATGGTGAGTCGCAAGCCCGATGCCCCGCTGGGCCCCGACCTGCTGCGCCGTCGTCTCACAGATGCACTCGCCCTGCGCGAACGCCTCATCGGCGTCCCCTTCTACAGGCTGTGCTTCGGCGAAGGCGACTTTCTGCCGGGTCTGGTGGTCGACCGCTATGGCGACGTGGCCGCCGCGCAAATCACCACCGCAGGCATGGAGATGCACCGGGACGACATCGCCTCGGTGCTGCAGGACATGCTGAGCCTCTCCGCCCTTCTGTGGCGCAACGACACGGCATCGCGTGAACTCGAAGGGTTGCCCCGCGTTGTCGAAACGGCCTTCGGTGCCGTGCCGGAGACCGTCACCGTCGAAGAGTCGGGGGCACGGTTCACCGCCCCCCTCGCCAGCGGGCAGAAGACGGGCTGGTTCTACGACCAGCGGTGCAATCGCATCGAAGCCGCCCGATTCGCACAGGGTGCGCGCGTCCTCGACGCCTTCTGCTATCTTGGCAGCTTCGGCGTCATGGCAGCGCGTGCCGGGGCCGTAGCGGTGACCTTTCTCGACGCCTCGCGCCCCGCGCTGGACGCCGCCCTCGCCAACGCGGCGGCCAACGCCACCTGCGAGACCGACGCAGTACACGGCGACGCCCTCGACACCCTCGCCACCCTGCGCGACGAGGGCCGCCGCTTCGAGGTGGTGTGCATCGACCCGCCCGCCTTCATCAAGCGCCGCAAGGATGTGAAGCAGGGGCTTGCCGCGTACCAGCGCGTCAACGAACTTGCCATCGACCTCGTTGCCGACGGGGGCGTGCTCGTCACCTGCTCCTGCTCACAGCACCTCGACCGTGACGCCCTGCGCCGCGTGCTGCTGCACGCCGCCGGACGCCGCAGGACACAGGCGCAGATCGTTTTCCAGGGACATCAGGGGCCTGATCATCCCGTACACCCGGCCATGCCCGAGACCGATTACCTCAAGTGTTTCATCGCGCGCGTAAGCCGCGCCTGA
- a CDS encoding DNA polymerase I: MALKERLGFTQEPLWLMDGSAFIFRGFYAFQNMQRSDGFPTNALFIVTRILLRLLREEKPRHFAFVLDGKGPTFRHDLFPLYKAQRAATPEPLVQQLEPIRRMVTALGLPLEVSDGCEADDCIASLAARYRDERPVVIIGADKDLKQCLHPNVVLWDPGAKEEKLTTLASFTAETGLTPAQWPDVQAVIGDTSDNIPGIPGVGPKTASKIFADFPTLEDIRDGFDRLPPNLQKKFEQHLDAMFLYRQLTTLAIDRCADLTPERLSVQPLDARTASTFLQEFELRALSRELAGMVRNGHVQVALPGDASAPMDTGAMAAPAAPSTPRPSDSGTPGSLFGEGGVPLPWDTDDAPRNDAEHTPAGATGAGGTLRGMPGTHTSQDDATAPAEAASRETGSPPAQSAIKAAPEAATDDASAKSAKGAKPVSEAQARKRALIQQASLFDQSTRRNDTVATCTDPRGLPPCQGRDIAVVPLCGDAARTCPPVSGTQNGSTSPVAFAVAVAGCEVQYSGPVQGLARHLASAKRIATPDVKALLRSHAIWRDIPGDRWFDLGLAAYLLDPEERDYGWPRLAARWGDMLDRSTDNPGLLALEMAQGMAGRLAGASLDTLMRTLELPLVPVLADMEEAGIAVDRTAFAAFLDEVQHELDRITQEVYKAAGGQFNIRSAQQLGELLFGTLGLPTVGKTRGGQATTSQDALEKLSGRHPVVDLILDFRKLEKLRSTYLEPLPKLVDAAGRIHSTFNQLATATGRLSSSNPNLQNIPARGDLGRRMRSCFTAAEGNLLVSADYSQIELRVLAHMSQDPTLLAAFREGADIHRRTAGLLYDTAPEDVTPDQRRNAKTINFGLIYGMGPQKLGQELRITVNEAKQFIERYFSRLQHLRNFYDNVEAAAREQGHVTTLAGRRRLLPEMHSENTQLRSQARRQAINTLIQGSAADIIKLAMLAAHDDPVLHGLKARLILQVHDELMLEVPEANAQAAGERLALLMSEVRPGGVTLDVPLLVDWGAGKDWGSAH; encoded by the coding sequence ATGGCACTCAAAGAACGTCTCGGCTTCACGCAGGAACCCCTATGGCTCATGGATGGCTCGGCCTTCATCTTCAGGGGGTTCTACGCCTTCCAGAACATGCAGCGGTCGGACGGCTTTCCGACCAACGCCCTGTTCATCGTCACGCGCATCCTCCTGCGGCTGCTGCGTGAAGAGAAGCCGCGCCATTTCGCCTTCGTGCTGGATGGCAAGGGGCCGACATTCCGCCACGACCTCTTTCCACTCTACAAGGCGCAGCGCGCAGCGACTCCCGAACCGCTGGTGCAGCAGCTGGAACCCATCCGCCGCATGGTCACGGCGCTGGGGCTGCCGCTTGAAGTCTCGGACGGCTGCGAAGCCGACGACTGCATAGCCTCCCTCGCCGCCCGCTACCGCGACGAAAGGCCCGTCGTCATCATCGGTGCGGACAAGGACCTCAAGCAGTGCCTGCACCCCAACGTGGTGCTGTGGGACCCCGGCGCGAAGGAAGAGAAGCTCACCACGCTCGCCTCCTTCACGGCAGAGACGGGGCTCACCCCCGCCCAGTGGCCTGATGTGCAAGCCGTCATCGGCGACACCAGCGACAACATCCCCGGTATTCCGGGCGTCGGCCCCAAGACGGCGTCCAAGATTTTCGCCGACTTCCCCACGCTGGAGGACATCCGCGACGGCTTCGACAGGCTGCCCCCCAACCTCCAGAAGAAGTTCGAGCAGCACCTCGACGCCATGTTCCTCTACCGGCAGCTGACGACGCTCGCCATAGACCGGTGCGCCGACCTCACCCCGGAACGCCTCTCGGTGCAGCCCCTCGACGCACGCACCGCCTCCACCTTCCTGCAGGAGTTCGAATTGCGGGCGCTCAGCCGCGAACTCGCAGGCATGGTGCGGAACGGACATGTGCAGGTTGCGCTGCCAGGCGATGCATCCGCCCCGATGGACACGGGCGCGATGGCGGCACCGGCCGCACCGTCCACACCTCGTCCTTCAGACTCCGGCACACCGGGCTCCCTTTTCGGCGAAGGCGGCGTGCCCCTGCCGTGGGATACCGACGACGCTCCCCGCAACGATGCCGAGCATACACCTGCCGGTGCCACCGGCGCAGGCGGTACCCTCCGCGGAATGCCGGGCACACACACCTCGCAGGACGACGCGACCGCCCCGGCTGAAGCGGCATCACGTGAGACGGGCAGCCCCCCGGCGCAGTCCGCCATCAAGGCAGCCCCGGAAGCCGCCACCGACGACGCCAGCGCGAAGTCCGCCAAAGGCGCCAAGCCCGTCAGCGAAGCACAGGCACGCAAGCGCGCCCTCATCCAGCAGGCGAGCCTTTTCGACCAGAGTACGCGCCGCAACGACACCGTCGCCACATGCACCGACCCGCGCGGGCTGCCGCCCTGTCAGGGCCGCGACATCGCCGTCGTGCCGCTGTGCGGCGATGCCGCCCGCACCTGCCCTCCGGTTTCCGGCACACAGAACGGTTCGACCAGCCCCGTGGCGTTCGCCGTGGCCGTAGCCGGGTGCGAGGTGCAATACTCCGGCCCTGTGCAGGGACTGGCGCGGCACCTCGCCAGCGCGAAGCGCATCGCCACGCCGGACGTGAAGGCACTGCTGCGCAGCCATGCCATCTGGCGCGACATCCCCGGAGACCGATGGTTCGACCTCGGCCTTGCGGCCTACCTTCTCGACCCGGAAGAACGCGACTACGGCTGGCCGCGCCTCGCCGCGCGATGGGGCGACATGCTCGACCGTTCCACCGACAACCCCGGACTGCTGGCGCTGGAGATGGCGCAAGGCATGGCGGGCAGGCTGGCGGGCGCGTCGCTGGATACCCTCATGCGCACGCTGGAACTGCCGCTGGTGCCCGTACTCGCCGACATGGAAGAGGCTGGCATCGCCGTCGACCGTACGGCCTTCGCCGCCTTCCTCGACGAGGTGCAGCACGAACTCGACCGCATCACGCAGGAGGTCTACAAGGCCGCCGGAGGCCAGTTCAACATCCGCTCGGCGCAACAGCTTGGCGAACTGCTCTTCGGCACGCTGGGACTGCCCACCGTGGGCAAGACGCGCGGCGGGCAGGCAACCACCTCGCAGGACGCGCTGGAGAAGCTTTCGGGCAGGCATCCCGTGGTCGACCTCATCCTCGACTTCCGCAAGCTGGAGAAGCTGCGCTCGACCTATCTCGAACCGCTGCCCAAGCTGGTCGACGCCGCAGGGCGCATCCATTCCACGTTCAACCAGCTGGCCACCGCCACGGGGCGACTCTCGTCGAGCAACCCCAACCTGCAGAACATCCCCGCGCGGGGCGACCTCGGCAGGCGCATGCGCTCGTGCTTCACCGCCGCAGAGGGCAACCTGCTGGTCTCGGCCGACTATTCGCAGATCGAATTGCGGGTGCTGGCGCACATGTCGCAAGACCCGACCCTGCTCGCCGCCTTCCGCGAAGGGGCTGACATCCACCGCCGCACGGCAGGGCTGCTCTACGATACCGCGCCCGAGGACGTCACGCCCGACCAGCGCCGCAACGCCAAGACCATCAACTTCGGGCTCATCTACGGCATGGGCCCGCAGAAACTCGGGCAGGAACTGCGCATCACCGTCAACGAGGCCAAGCAGTTCATCGAACGGTACTTCAGCCGCCTGCAACACCTGCGCAACTTCTACGACAACGTGGAGGCCGCAGCACGCGAACAAGGGCATGTGACCACACTGGCGGGCAGACGCAGGCTGCTGCCGGAGATGCACTCCGAGAACACGCAACTGCGCTCGCAGGCCCGCCGGCAGGCCATCAACACGCTCATTCAGGGCAGTGCGGCGGACATCATCAAACTCGCCATGCTCGCCGCCCACGACGACCCCGTGCTGCACGGGCTGAAGGCCCGCCTCATCCTGCAGGTACACGACGAACTGATGCTCGAAGTGCCGGAGGCGAACGCACAGGCCGCAGGCGAACGACTGGCCCTTCTCATGTCGGAGGTACGGCCCGGAGGCGTGACACTGGACGTACCGCTGCTGGTGGACTGGGGTGCAGGCAAGGACTGGGGTTCGGCCCATTGA
- a CDS encoding pyridoxal-phosphate-dependent aminotransferase family protein, producing the protein MLNKPRLLTPGPTPLPERVRLVMAQDMIHHRKPAFKKLMGEVQEKLRILFGTSQPVLPLACSGSGAMTAAVHGLFVPGEKVIVVEGGKFGQRWREIASLRGLEVVSIVVEWGRAVSLAEVEAALDAHPDAKGVLMQLSETSTGVLHPVRGIAAVTRKRDVLLVADGISAVGISPCPMDEWGVDCLLTGSQKGLMLPPGLALIALSERAWRKADTVAPSCFYFNLPGERANCEKGQTLFTTPVSLIVGLGESLDMFLEAGLETVYRKQWALTMLARAGTAALGLAPLAPERFTWGLTSVMLPAGVDGTRLLQVAADNHGVVMAGGQDHLKGRILRIGHMGWVDWADIVAGLHAVASGLRTCGAYVGARDYIETGLAAYEAALQVAPGTPV; encoded by the coding sequence ATGCTCAACAAACCCCGCCTGCTCACACCCGGCCCCACGCCGCTGCCTGAACGAGTGCGCCTTGTCATGGCGCAGGACATGATCCATCACCGCAAACCCGCCTTCAAGAAGCTCATGGGCGAAGTGCAGGAGAAGTTGCGCATCCTCTTCGGCACCTCACAGCCGGTGCTGCCGCTTGCCTGTTCCGGCAGCGGTGCCATGACCGCCGCCGTACACGGGCTCTTCGTCCCCGGCGAGAAGGTTATCGTGGTCGAAGGCGGCAAGTTCGGCCAGCGCTGGCGCGAAATCGCGTCCCTGCGCGGTCTTGAGGTGGTCTCCATCGTCGTCGAGTGGGGGCGTGCCGTCTCCCTTGCCGAAGTCGAAGCGGCCCTCGACGCCCACCCGGACGCCAAGGGCGTGCTGATGCAGCTTTCCGAGACCTCCACGGGCGTATTGCACCCTGTACGGGGCATCGCCGCCGTCACCCGCAAGCGCGACGTGCTGCTGGTGGCCGACGGCATCTCCGCCGTGGGCATCTCGCCCTGCCCCATGGACGAATGGGGCGTGGACTGTCTGCTCACGGGTTCGCAGAAGGGACTGATGCTGCCCCCCGGCCTCGCGCTCATCGCGCTCTCCGAAAGGGCGTGGCGCAAGGCCGACACGGTGGCCCCCTCATGCTTCTACTTCAACCTGCCCGGCGAACGCGCCAACTGCGAGAAGGGACAGACCCTCTTCACCACGCCCGTCAGCCTCATCGTGGGCCTTGGCGAGAGCCTCGACATGTTCCTTGAAGCCGGGCTTGAGACCGTGTACCGCAAGCAGTGGGCACTCACCATGCTCGCCCGCGCGGGCACGGCGGCCCTCGGCCTCGCCCCGCTGGCACCGGAACGCTTCACATGGGGTCTCACCAGCGTGATGCTGCCCGCGGGTGTGGACGGCACCCGGCTGTTGCAGGTCGCCGCCGACAACCATGGCGTCGTCATGGCGGGCGGTCAGGACCACCTCAAGGGACGCATCCTCCGCATCGGCCATATGGGCTGGGTGGACTGGGCAGACATTGTGGCAGGGCTGCATGCCGTGGCCTCTGGTCTGCGCACCTGCGGGGCCTATGTGGGCGCGCGCGACTACATCGAGACGGGGCTTGCCGCCTACGAGGCGGCATTGCAGGTGGCGCCGGGTACTCCGGTCTAG
- the argC gene encoding N-acetyl-gamma-glutamyl-phosphate reductase — MQTIRAGLVGVTGYTGMELARLLAGHPAMRLVLATSRAEAGRRLDDIYPFLIGLPGGDITIVAPDPDVIAASCDIAFLAVPHGAAMEMAASLRERGLRVVDLSADFRLRDVTVYESWYRTDHTRKGLLPEAVYGLPELYGKDVAQAGLVANPGCYPTSVILGLAAALDTDIVHRDDIVIDAKSGASGAGRKAAVGSLFCEVHDSFKAYNLGKHRHTPEIEQELSVIAGEALTVSFNTHLLPIDRGILSTMYLRMKKPLDLDTVHAMYADYWAAHQTRGGWVRLLPKGRLPETRHVKGTMFCDIGLVVDPRTGRLIVVSAIDNLCRGASGQAVANANIMLGLPVDAGLRLAPLMP; from the coding sequence ATGCAGACCATCCGCGCCGGACTGGTGGGCGTCACGGGGTATACGGGCATGGAACTGGCCCGGCTTCTGGCTGGGCACCCCGCCATGCGGCTTGTGCTCGCCACCTCGCGCGCCGAAGCAGGCAGACGACTCGACGACATCTACCCCTTCCTCATCGGGTTGCCGGGCGGCGACATCACCATCGTCGCGCCCGACCCCGACGTCATCGCCGCCTCGTGCGACATCGCCTTTCTCGCCGTCCCGCATGGCGCTGCCATGGAGATGGCCGCCTCGTTGCGCGAACGCGGATTGCGCGTCGTCGACCTTTCTGCCGACTTCCGCCTGCGCGATGTCACTGTGTACGAAAGCTGGTACCGCACAGACCACACCCGCAAGGGGCTTCTGCCCGAAGCCGTGTACGGTCTGCCCGAACTCTACGGCAAGGATGTGGCTCAGGCAGGGCTTGTAGCCAACCCCGGCTGCTACCCCACCTCGGTCATCCTCGGCCTTGCCGCGGCGCTGGACACCGACATCGTCCACCGCGACGACATCGTCATCGACGCCAAGTCGGGCGCGTCGGGCGCCGGTCGCAAGGCCGCTGTGGGTTCGCTCTTCTGCGAAGTGCACGACTCGTTCAAGGCCTATAACCTTGGCAAACACCGCCATACCCCGGAGATAGAGCAGGAGCTCTCGGTCATCGCGGGCGAGGCGCTCACGGTGTCGTTCAATACGCACCTGCTGCCCATCGACCGTGGCATCCTCTCCACCATGTACCTGCGCATGAAGAAACCGCTCGACCTCGATACGGTGCATGCCATGTACGCCGACTACTGGGCCGCGCACCAGACGCGGGGCGGATGGGTACGGCTGCTGCCCAAGGGACGCCTGCCCGAGACGCGTCACGTGAAGGGCACCATGTTCTGCGACATCGGCCTCGTCGTCGACCCCCGGACGGGGCGCCTCATCGTCGTCTCTGCCATCGACAACCTGTGCCGCGGGGCATCCGGACAGGCAGTGGCCAACGCCAACATCATGCTGGGCCTTCCGGTGGATGCCGGACTCAGGCTTGCCCCCCTCATGCCCTGA
- a CDS encoding HD-GYP domain-containing protein: MLKKIGTVELKPGMFVVDTGISWLENPYLYAHEGLVGSESDVRRIRDEGYLEVFIDTRRSLFGRDPDGVSDEEILSGALQQLEDPGVLEPQVPVAEEMRKATVLYDTTVRYARGIMDEMRDKGVVDMSEAEPLVDSMLGSITRNTNALVGLAKLRNVDEYTYTHCINVGLLSMVFGRHLGFGPVTLARLGLAGLFHDLGKARIPDDILKSPRRLSPDEFEVMKGHPGIGFEYMRERGGVPEEVLEGVYEHHEKHNGLGYPRGLRGEQISVAGRILAVVDVYDALTSRRVYKEPMLPHKALSLMYGMRGQDFSPGLVERFIRCLGIYPVGSVVELNTGQRCVVSEANLRNPLQPRVLIVHDSKGRPCSPRPLDLAGQTAVRIATCLDPVGVGIDPGRALGAM; this comes from the coding sequence ATGCTGAAGAAGATAGGAACCGTGGAACTCAAGCCGGGCATGTTCGTCGTCGATACGGGCATCTCATGGCTCGAGAATCCCTATCTCTATGCGCACGAAGGACTTGTCGGGTCAGAGAGTGACGTGCGCCGCATCCGTGACGAAGGATACCTCGAAGTCTTCATCGACACACGGCGCAGTCTTTTCGGGCGCGACCCGGACGGCGTCTCCGACGAGGAGATTCTCTCGGGTGCCCTCCAGCAGCTTGAAGACCCCGGCGTCCTCGAACCGCAGGTCCCGGTTGCGGAGGAGATGCGCAAGGCGACGGTGCTGTACGATACGACCGTGCGCTATGCCCGCGGCATCATGGACGAGATGCGCGACAAGGGCGTTGTCGACATGAGCGAGGCCGAACCGCTGGTCGACAGCATGCTGGGCAGCATAACGCGCAACACCAATGCGCTGGTAGGTCTCGCCAAGCTGCGCAACGTCGATGAGTACACCTATACCCACTGCATCAACGTGGGGCTACTGAGCATGGTCTTCGGGCGACATCTCGGTTTCGGGCCGGTGACGCTCGCCCGTCTCGGGCTTGCCGGACTCTTCCACGACCTCGGCAAGGCGCGCATCCCCGACGACATCCTGAAATCCCCCAGAAGGCTGTCTCCTGACGAGTTCGAAGTGATGAAGGGGCATCCGGGCATCGGCTTCGAGTACATGCGCGAACGGGGCGGCGTCCCCGAAGAGGTGCTTGAAGGCGTCTACGAGCATCACGAAAAGCACAACGGGCTTGGCTACCCGCGCGGGCTGCGGGGTGAGCAGATAAGCGTGGCGGGGCGCATACTTGCCGTGGTGGATGTGTACGACGCGCTGACAAGCAGGCGCGTGTACAAGGAACCCATGCTGCCCCACAAGGCACTGTCGCTCATGTATGGCATGCGCGGGCAGGATTTCTCGCCCGGTCTTGTCGAGCGATTCATCCGGTGCCTTGGCATCTACCCTGTGGGCAGCGTCGTCGAACTCAATACCGGTCAGCGCTGCGTGGTGAGCGAAGCCAACTTGCGCAACCCGCTGCAGCCACGGGTGCTCATCGTGCACGATTCGAAGGGCAGGCCTTGTTCGCCTCGTCCTCTCGACCTTGCGGGGCAGACGGCGGTGCGCATCGCCACCTGCCTCGACCCCGTCGGAGTGGGCATCGACCCCGGACGCGCCCTCGGCGCGATGTGA